Proteins from one Rhodohalobacter mucosus genomic window:
- a CDS encoding bifunctional response regulator/alkaline phosphatase family protein, whose translation MSTKILWADDEIDQLKAHIIFLENKGFQVTPVTNGEDAVSLIRKQSYDIVFLDEQMPGMDGIATLEKIQGLEPSLPVVMITKSEEESIMEDAIGNKISDYLIKPVNPNQILLTTKRILDKQRILNEKTAQSYLRNFNELSARFSEETDWEGWIDIYKKLTHWEMNLESGDEALQQVLHDQFQQANQVFGKFVEQEYKGWLHNDDDKPVLSPGLLKKKVFPLLRKGETVVFILIDCMRYDQWILFQRLLSDYYTISTDFYYSILPTATPFSRNAIFSGLYPLQIEQRYPRLWEMGQDETSLNRHEEELVMRNMERNHLPAQVKYEKIIQPEEGGRIADKIRNYTQSPFTAIVYNFVDTLVHSRSDSEVLKQLAPDEAAFRSLTETWFQHSSLLRIFRELANEKVSVVVTSDHGSVRSLRDTKVFGDRDAATNLRYKYGRNLKAEESAAIYIRRPEEYLLPVNAPANSYIFAKEDYFFVYPNNYNKFQNRYRDTFQHGGASMEEMILPVALLKPRL comes from the coding sequence ATGTCAACAAAAATACTGTGGGCTGATGACGAAATCGATCAGCTGAAGGCCCATATCATATTTCTCGAAAACAAGGGATTCCAGGTAACGCCTGTTACCAATGGTGAGGATGCTGTATCTCTGATTCGGAAACAGTCGTACGATATTGTATTTCTGGACGAACAGATGCCGGGAATGGATGGAATTGCAACACTTGAAAAAATACAGGGTCTGGAGCCATCGCTTCCTGTTGTGATGATCACCAAGAGTGAAGAAGAATCTATTATGGAAGACGCAATCGGCAATAAAATATCCGATTATCTGATCAAGCCGGTTAACCCCAACCAGATTCTGCTTACAACCAAGCGCATACTCGACAAGCAGCGCATCCTGAATGAAAAAACGGCCCAGTCATACCTCAGAAACTTCAATGAACTATCGGCCCGCTTCAGTGAAGAGACTGACTGGGAGGGATGGATCGATATCTACAAGAAATTAACGCACTGGGAAATGAACCTGGAGTCGGGGGATGAGGCTCTCCAGCAGGTGCTTCACGACCAGTTTCAGCAGGCCAATCAGGTATTTGGAAAATTTGTAGAACAGGAGTACAAGGGCTGGCTTCATAATGACGATGACAAACCCGTGTTAAGTCCCGGACTGCTGAAGAAAAAAGTTTTTCCGCTGCTGAGAAAGGGTGAAACCGTCGTATTTATCCTGATTGACTGCATGCGATACGATCAGTGGATACTGTTTCAGAGGCTTTTGTCCGACTATTATACCATATCCACCGATTTTTATTATTCCATACTTCCCACGGCGACACCCTTTTCAAGAAATGCCATCTTTTCAGGGCTCTATCCACTTCAGATAGAGCAAAGATATCCCCGGTTGTGGGAGATGGGCCAGGATGAAACTTCACTGAACCGGCACGAAGAGGAGCTGGTGATGCGAAACATGGAACGGAATCATCTTCCGGCCCAGGTGAAATATGAGAAAATTATACAGCCGGAAGAGGGTGGAAGAATAGCGGATAAAATCAGGAATTATACACAGTCGCCCTTCACTGCAATCGTTTATAACTTTGTGGATACGCTGGTTCACAGCCGGTCCGATTCGGAAGTACTGAAACAGCTGGCACCCGATGAAGCCGCGTTCAGATCACTCACCGAAACCTGGTTCCAGCACTCTTCGCTGCTCCGCATTTTTCGTGAACTGGCAAATGAAAAGGTATCGGTTGTTGTAACAAGCGACCACGGATCGGTTCGGTCGCTTCGGGATACTAAAGTATTCGGTGACCGGGATGCGGCGACAAACCTGCGGTACAAATACGGCCGAAACCTGAAAGCGGAAGAGAGTGCGGCCATATATATCCGCAGGCCGGAAGAGTACCTGCTTCCAGTAAACGCTCCCGCCAACAGCTACATTTTTGCCAAGGAGGATTACTTTTTCGTATACCCGAATAACTACAATAAATTTCAAAACAGGTATCGCGATACGTTTCAGCATGGGGGAGCATCGATGGAGGAGATGATTCTGCCCGTTGCTTTGCTGAAACCGAGACTGTAA
- a CDS encoding ComEA family DNA-binding protein: MRRYLFFLAERLEISRSERIAVIALLIITVLLSAAYHLREPAFNANPEHYAELEQMFSQKSAQREAERNAILARYSPEPESGSISASVQESRLHPAQIVDGMDELAAEPARSDPEKININTATAEELMRLPGIGPAYADRIVEWRRENGRFVRIEQLLEIRGIGEKRLEKLRPYIVLVNPEDNESE; encoded by the coding sequence ATGAGACGATACCTTTTTTTTCTGGCTGAACGCCTTGAGATCTCCAGGAGCGAACGTATAGCTGTAATTGCACTACTGATTATTACTGTACTTCTTTCAGCCGCTTATCATCTGAGGGAACCCGCATTCAATGCAAATCCCGAACATTATGCTGAACTGGAGCAGATGTTCAGTCAAAAGAGTGCCCAGCGGGAGGCGGAGCGGAACGCCATTCTTGCACGCTACTCACCGGAACCCGAATCCGGATCCATATCAGCGTCGGTACAGGAAAGTCGTCTTCATCCGGCCCAAATTGTAGACGGGATGGATGAGTTGGCAGCTGAGCCGGCACGTTCGGATCCTGAGAAAATTAATATCAATACGGCAACGGCGGAGGAGCTGATGCGTCTGCCGGGTATCGGTCCGGCCTATGCGGACAGGATTGTAGAATGGAGGCGGGAAAACGGTCGCTTTGTCCGTATCGAACAGTTGCTGGAAATAAGGGGAATTGGGGAAAAACGCCTGGAAAAGCTGCGGCCCTACATAGTACTTGTTAATCCGGAAGATAATGAGAGTGAGTGA
- a CDS encoding alpha/beta fold hydrolase: MAENIFEYEGANCWWDVTGSGKPLLLLHGWGSNSQLMKPLAESLSSVRTCYLIDLPGFGNSSEPPEAWSVDRYADLSEAFVREIIAQNHEDQKTDLLVHSFGARIALKLLTRQDADASFDKVIFTGAAGLKPKRKPSYYLKKYTAKMVKAPFMILPGNLRDKGLTQLRSTNLWKKLGSSDYSKLSGVMRETFVKSVTEYLDELLPKVSHEILLIWGENDTATPMDQAVRFEKNLPDCALVTISEAGHYAFLDQPAKFTAIARAYLEPASN, from the coding sequence ATGGCGGAAAATATTTTTGAATATGAAGGTGCAAACTGTTGGTGGGACGTGACTGGAAGCGGGAAACCGCTGCTCCTATTACACGGGTGGGGCAGTAACTCGCAGCTCATGAAACCACTTGCTGAGTCCCTCAGCAGCGTCAGAACCTGCTATCTCATTGACCTGCCGGGTTTCGGTAATTCTTCCGAACCTCCTGAAGCATGGAGTGTGGACCGGTATGCTGATCTGTCGGAAGCTTTTGTCAGGGAAATTATCGCACAAAACCATGAAGATCAGAAAACAGACCTGCTGGTGCACTCATTTGGGGCCCGCATTGCGCTCAAGCTCCTTACACGCCAGGACGCAGATGCATCATTCGATAAAGTAATCTTTACAGGTGCTGCGGGGCTGAAACCAAAAAGGAAACCTTCATACTATCTGAAAAAATACACCGCAAAGATGGTAAAGGCACCATTTATGATTTTGCCCGGAAATCTGCGCGACAAAGGGCTTACACAGCTACGGAGTACAAACTTGTGGAAAAAACTGGGCTCCTCCGACTACAGCAAGCTCTCCGGGGTGATGAGGGAGACCTTTGTAAAATCAGTAACGGAGTATCTGGATGAACTCCTGCCGAAGGTGAGTCATGAGATACTTCTCATCTGGGGAGAAAATGATACGGCAACACCCATGGATCAGGCCGTGCGATTTGAAAAAAATCTGCCGGATTGTGCACTTGTTACCATCTCAGAGGCCGGCCATTACGCATTCCTCGACCAGCCCGCCAAATTCACCGCCATTGCCCGCGCCTATCTTGAGCCGGCTTCAAATTGA